Proteins encoded by one window of Archaeoglobus veneficus SNP6:
- the acs gene encoding acetate--CoA ligase has protein sequence MSEEPKVIESLLKVEETYEPPADFREKAWVKDDSVYKKAEEDFISFWDEIAKTEIEWFEPYEKVLDDSNAPFYKWFIGGKINITYNCLDRHVKSWRKNKAAIIWQGEPEEDKRVITYYELYRRVCRFANALKKLGVKKGDRVTIYMGMVPELPVAMLACARIGAIHSVVFGGFSASALRDRINDAQAKVVITMDGFYRRGKVVETKRIVDEALEDAPSVQNVVVLKRIGNEINMEEDRDIWWHDLQYGVTPECEPEVVDSEHPLFILYTSGTTGKPKGVLHVHGGYNVGTHITTKWIFDLKDDDIYWCTADIGWITGHSYIVYGPLSNGATVLMYEGAPDYPQPDRWWSIIERYGVTVFYTAPTAIRFFMRLGEEWPKKHDLSSLRLLGTVGEPINPEAWKWYYKYIGNEKCPIVDTWWQTETGMILISPLPGVTKLKPGSATLPFPGVVADIYDEDGNPVPPNTGGKLVITRPWPSMLRTLWGDPDRYVRQYWSAYKDKLVYFTGDGARRDEDGYFWIIGRIDDVLNVSGHRIGTAELESALVAHKAVSEAAVIGKPHEVKGEVPVAFVVLKAGYEPTPELKKELKNWVRKEIGPIAVPEEIHFLEKLPKTRSGKIMRRILRAIEKGEAIGDVTTLEDETAVEEAKKKVVEEEQKG, from the coding sequence ATGAGTGAGGAACCAAAGGTAATCGAAAGCCTCCTTAAAGTAGAAGAGACTTACGAGCCTCCTGCAGACTTCAGAGAAAAAGCGTGGGTGAAAGACGACAGCGTATACAAGAAGGCAGAAGAGGACTTCATTTCCTTCTGGGATGAAATAGCAAAAACGGAAATTGAATGGTTCGAACCCTATGAGAAGGTTCTTGATGACAGCAACGCACCCTTTTACAAGTGGTTTATTGGTGGAAAGATCAATATAACCTATAACTGTCTCGACAGGCATGTCAAGAGCTGGAGAAAGAACAAGGCAGCGATAATCTGGCAGGGTGAACCGGAGGAGGACAAGAGAGTCATAACATACTACGAACTCTACAGAAGGGTATGCAGGTTTGCAAACGCTTTGAAGAAGCTTGGAGTGAAGAAGGGCGATAGAGTAACCATTTACATGGGAATGGTTCCCGAGTTGCCAGTTGCTATGCTCGCATGTGCCCGTATTGGCGCAATTCACAGCGTCGTTTTTGGTGGTTTCTCTGCTTCGGCTCTAAGAGACAGGATAAACGATGCTCAGGCAAAGGTAGTAATTACAATGGACGGGTTCTACAGGAGAGGCAAGGTCGTGGAAACGAAGCGCATCGTTGACGAGGCGCTGGAGGATGCGCCAAGTGTTCAGAATGTTGTTGTCCTCAAGAGAATTGGCAACGAGATAAACATGGAGGAGGACAGGGATATCTGGTGGCATGACTTGCAGTATGGCGTGACTCCGGAGTGTGAGCCAGAAGTTGTTGACAGCGAGCACCCGTTATTCATCCTGTACACATCCGGAACTACCGGCAAGCCGAAGGGCGTTCTTCATGTGCATGGTGGATACAACGTTGGCACGCACATCACGACGAAGTGGATCTTCGATTTGAAGGATGATGACATCTACTGGTGTACTGCTGACATAGGCTGGATTACGGGCCACAGCTACATCGTTTATGGCCCACTTTCCAACGGTGCAACCGTTCTCATGTATGAAGGTGCTCCCGATTACCCGCAGCCCGACAGGTGGTGGAGCATAATCGAGCGCTATGGCGTGACGGTGTTCTACACCGCTCCGACTGCAATCAGGTTCTTCATGAGACTCGGTGAGGAGTGGCCCAAGAAACACGATTTGAGTAGTCTAAGGTTGCTTGGTACTGTCGGAGAGCCGATAAATCCCGAGGCGTGGAAGTGGTACTACAAGTACATAGGCAACGAGAAATGCCCGATCGTTGACACCTGGTGGCAGACGGAAACGGGTATGATTCTGATTTCACCTCTACCCGGAGTCACGAAGCTCAAGCCAGGTTCAGCAACTCTGCCCTTCCCGGGTGTCGTTGCAGACATATACGATGAAGATGGAAATCCCGTCCCACCGAACACTGGAGGAAAGCTCGTTATCACGAGGCCGTGGCCATCTATGCTGCGAACGCTGTGGGGCGACCCAGACCGCTATGTGAGGCAGTACTGGAGCGCATACAAGGACAAGCTCGTTTACTTTACTGGCGACGGAGCAAGAAGGGACGAGGACGGGTACTTCTGGATAATAGGCAGAATTGACGATGTCCTCAATGTGAGCGGCCACAGGATTGGAACGGCCGAACTTGAGAGTGCACTCGTTGCCCACAAGGCTGTGAGCGAGGCTGCAGTCATAGGCAAGCCCCACGAGGTCAAGGGTGAAGTGCCAGTTGCCTTCGTAGTCCTTAAGGCTGGTTATGAACCAACTCCGGAGCTTAAGAAGGAGCTCAAGAACTGGGTGAGAAAGGAGATCGGCCCGATTGCTGTACCGGAGGAGATACACTTCCTGGAGAAACTGCCGAAGACGAGGAGCGGTAAGATAATGCGCAGGATTCTGAGGGCAATAGAGAAGGGTGAGGCCATAGGAGACGTCACGACTCTCGAGGACGAGACGGCTGTTGAGGAGGCGAAGAAGAAGGTAGTTGAGGAAGAGCAGAAGGGTTGA
- a CDS encoding anaerobic ribonucleoside-triphosphate reductase activating protein, producing the protein MLIGGILDLSTIDFPGKLCSVIFLSGCPFRCPFCHNHELLAGGTKTDVSGLIGKISENYLIDGVCITGGEPLMQNIEDLCKKLKDAGFAVKIDTNGYYTEELGKILDYVDYVAIDLKTTFEKYDSLVKCKGAAERVRKSVELLASSGIEFEARTTVVPTLVEEREILEIAKFLGSIGVKKYVLQQFRNENTLDERLKNVKPFSRERMIVIAESVKDFVGGVRVRCENGEVEV; encoded by the coding sequence ATGCTCATAGGCGGAATCCTCGACCTTTCAACCATAGACTTTCCCGGAAAGCTTTGCAGCGTCATCTTTCTTTCCGGCTGCCCGTTCAGATGCCCCTTCTGCCACAACCACGAACTGCTCGCAGGGGGTACAAAAACTGACGTCAGCGGGCTAATTGGCAAGATATCCGAGAACTACCTCATCGATGGAGTTTGCATCACCGGCGGAGAACCGCTCATGCAGAATATCGAGGATCTGTGCAAAAAACTGAAGGACGCAGGTTTTGCTGTCAAGATAGACACGAACGGATACTATACCGAAGAGCTCGGTAAGATTCTCGATTATGTCGATTACGTTGCTATAGACCTGAAAACAACTTTCGAGAAGTATGACAGCCTCGTTAAATGCAAGGGGGCTGCTGAAAGAGTCAGAAAAAGCGTAGAGCTACTTGCGTCTTCGGGAATCGAGTTCGAAGCACGCACTACTGTAGTGCCAACACTCGTTGAAGAAAGGGAGATCCTCGAAATTGCGAAGTTCCTTGGCTCTATTGGGGTTAAGAAATATGTCCTGCAGCAGTTCAGAAACGAGAACACACTGGATGAAAGACTGAAGAACGTTAAGCCGTTCAGTAGAGAGCGCATGATAGTGATTGCTGAGAGTGTGAAAGATTTCGTTGGGGGTGTGAGAGTCAGATGTGAGAACGGGGAGGTTGAGGTATGA
- a CDS encoding phosphotransacetylase family protein, translated as MAKALLVSSIEGYSGKSGIIMALGIILKKRGYSVGYFKPFGARTAYINDRIIDEDAYSTAEVLNTGDDMDDICPIILDMPYIEFVSTADVLSLKRKIMDAYSRVAEGKDVVLIEGSIDYQTGKSVGLCDLSVAEMLDPSVLMVAKYSSDFALDKLLAAKVLFGEKLRMVVFNQLGGYKRAYIQSVAGRVLSENGMELLGIIPRDSMLGGLFVSEMGEALNAEFLVKPKRDAIVEEIIIGAMSAQAAVEHFKEAKNAVLVTGGDRADLQIVALEMPSIRCMLLTGNIEPAEIVIRRAEENGIPVLLVEEDTLRAVAKLEELMGKARIRGEAKIKKIKELLENYVNVERIIENLQLTPPEEVEEQS; from the coding sequence ATGGCAAAGGCTCTGCTGGTTTCATCCATCGAGGGGTACTCAGGAAAGAGCGGAATAATTATGGCTCTCGGAATTATTCTGAAGAAAAGGGGCTACAGTGTCGGTTACTTCAAGCCCTTCGGCGCGAGGACTGCCTACATTAACGACAGGATCATTGACGAGGATGCATACAGTACGGCAGAAGTTCTCAACACTGGAGACGACATGGATGACATCTGCCCGATCATCCTCGACATGCCCTACATTGAGTTCGTAAGCACGGCTGACGTTTTAAGCCTTAAGAGGAAAATAATGGACGCATACAGCAGGGTTGCCGAGGGGAAGGATGTCGTACTCATCGAGGGTTCCATCGATTACCAGACAGGAAAGTCCGTCGGGCTGTGCGACCTGAGCGTTGCGGAGATGCTTGACCCCTCTGTCCTCATGGTTGCGAAATATAGCTCAGATTTTGCTCTCGATAAGCTCCTCGCAGCAAAAGTCCTCTTCGGAGAGAAGCTGAGAATGGTCGTTTTCAACCAGCTTGGCGGCTACAAGAGGGCATACATCCAGAGCGTTGCCGGGAGAGTTCTTTCTGAAAATGGAATGGAACTACTTGGAATAATTCCGCGCGACTCCATGCTCGGAGGCCTGTTCGTAAGCGAGATGGGAGAAGCTCTAAACGCGGAGTTCCTTGTGAAGCCGAAGAGAGATGCAATAGTGGAAGAGATAATAATAGGTGCCATGTCCGCTCAAGCTGCCGTTGAGCACTTCAAGGAGGCCAAAAACGCCGTCCTCGTAACGGGCGGAGATAGGGCAGACCTGCAGATCGTAGCCCTCGAGATGCCGAGCATAAGGTGTATGTTGCTGACCGGCAACATCGAACCGGCAGAGATAGTTATCAGAAGGGCCGAGGAGAACGGTATTCCTGTGCTTCTCGTGGAAGAGGACACGCTGAGAGCCGTTGCAAAGCTCGAAGAGCTGATGGGAAAGGCAAGAATAAGAGGAGAGGCGAAGATAAAGAAGATAAAGGAACTGCTGGAGAATTACGTGAATGTGGAGAGAATAATCGAGAACCTCCAGCTCACGCCGCCTGAAGAGGTGGAGGAGCAGAGTTAA
- the nrdD gene encoding anaerobic ribonucleoside-triphosphate reductase, whose product MQEKRTILEQKEGQNIQVRTSRNTLEPFDRSRIVESLVREAGVESLVREAGVSRQIAEEIAVEVENGIRALGLEFVSAPLIREIVNVKLLERGLEAERASYTRLGLPVYDATLLIEKGSRENANLQHNPETIHKLVADGVMKEYALLRILPLKLADSHMRGEIHIHDLEYFATRPYCFQHDLRWFLKNGLKVDGTGENTAVAGPAKNAEVAILHAAKALAAAQTNFAGGQGLDFFNVWLAPYMAGKSYREVKQLAQMFIYEMSQMYVARGGQTVFSDIDIEYGVPSIVADLPAVLPGGVQRESVTYGDFEEEAIAFAKALTEVYLEGDYVGKPFFFPKPNYKLRKENFRKEGFDEFMILVHKCVAKYGTPYFLNLLAGYLPDNVFAQCCRLVLSPDANDWEDFAKGCMRTGSLQVVTINLPRIAYESKDDDELFELIEERMRLAREVIEIKAEIIKKRMEQNALPFLTQDVDGEPYYRVDKVVRSIGFVGLNEMLKAYMGEELHEPSAWRFGLEIIKHMMDIATEWSKETGLRWVITQTPAESTAHRFAKLDLMQFGDKAVVQGDAERGSVYYTNSSHCRVSANIPLFERLRIEGSFHPLCNGGMMAHVWMGESSPNAELMWELTKKIATKTLIGYWAYTKDMTYCRRCKKVTGGIKSACPFCSSTDVECYSRITGYYQRVSGWNEGKQRELLDRRRVSI is encoded by the coding sequence ATGCAGGAAAAGAGAACAATTCTGGAACAGAAAGAAGGACAGAACATTCAGGTAAGAACGTCACGAAATACTCTCGAGCCCTTTGATAGAAGCAGAATAGTCGAATCCCTCGTTAGAGAAGCAGGAGTCGAATCCCTCGTTAGAGAAGCAGGTGTAAGTAGGCAGATAGCTGAAGAGATAGCCGTTGAAGTTGAGAACGGCATTAGGGCTTTAGGCCTTGAATTCGTTTCCGCCCCGCTTATAAGGGAAATCGTTAACGTTAAGCTTCTTGAGAGGGGGCTTGAAGCGGAAAGAGCGAGCTACACGCGCCTCGGTTTGCCAGTTTACGATGCGACGCTTTTAATCGAGAAGGGTAGCAGGGAAAATGCGAACTTGCAGCACAATCCAGAAACGATACACAAGCTTGTGGCCGATGGGGTAATGAAGGAGTACGCCCTGCTGAGAATACTGCCTTTGAAGCTTGCAGACTCACATATGAGGGGCGAGATACACATACACGACCTCGAGTACTTCGCTACTCGCCCCTACTGCTTCCAGCACGATTTGCGGTGGTTTTTGAAGAACGGGCTGAAGGTTGATGGAACAGGAGAAAATACTGCCGTTGCAGGACCAGCTAAAAACGCCGAAGTAGCAATTCTCCACGCTGCAAAGGCTCTTGCAGCGGCTCAGACAAACTTCGCAGGTGGGCAAGGCCTCGACTTCTTCAACGTGTGGCTTGCACCGTACATGGCCGGAAAATCCTACAGGGAGGTAAAGCAGCTCGCCCAGATGTTCATCTACGAGATGAGCCAGATGTACGTTGCGAGAGGTGGCCAAACTGTTTTCAGCGACATAGACATCGAATACGGCGTTCCGAGTATAGTTGCAGACTTGCCGGCAGTTCTGCCGGGTGGTGTTCAGAGGGAATCCGTCACATATGGCGATTTTGAGGAGGAGGCTATTGCGTTTGCAAAGGCTTTGACGGAGGTGTATCTCGAGGGAGATTACGTTGGAAAACCGTTCTTCTTCCCCAAGCCAAACTACAAGCTTAGAAAAGAGAACTTCAGAAAGGAGGGCTTCGACGAGTTCATGATTCTCGTCCACAAATGCGTTGCCAAGTACGGCACGCCATACTTCCTGAACCTGCTTGCTGGCTACCTGCCCGATAACGTCTTCGCTCAGTGCTGCAGGCTCGTTTTGTCGCCTGACGCCAACGACTGGGAGGACTTTGCAAAGGGCTGCATGAGAACCGGCAGCCTGCAGGTTGTAACGATAAACCTGCCACGCATAGCGTATGAATCGAAGGACGATGACGAGCTGTTCGAGCTTATCGAGGAACGCATGCGGCTTGCAAGGGAAGTTATCGAGATCAAGGCAGAGATAATAAAGAAGCGCATGGAGCAGAATGCTCTGCCATTCTTAACCCAGGACGTTGACGGAGAGCCATATTACCGCGTTGATAAGGTTGTTCGATCGATCGGGTTTGTCGGCCTGAACGAGATGCTCAAAGCGTATATGGGGGAGGAACTCCACGAGCCGTCAGCCTGGCGCTTCGGCCTCGAGATTATAAAGCACATGATGGACATCGCAACAGAATGGAGCAAGGAGACAGGGTTGCGATGGGTTATAACGCAAACTCCGGCTGAATCCACAGCACACCGCTTCGCCAAGCTCGATTTGATGCAGTTTGGGGATAAGGCTGTTGTTCAGGGCGACGCTGAGAGGGGGAGCGTTTACTACACAAACTCCTCCCATTGCAGGGTGAGTGCGAACATCCCGCTGTTCGAGAGGCTCAGGATAGAGGGCTCTTTCCACCCACTCTGCAACGGCGGAATGATGGCCCACGTCTGGATGGGCGAAAGTTCTCCAAACGCCGAGCTGATGTGGGAGCTGACGAAGAAAATCGCAACAAAGACTCTGATCGGCTACTGGGCCTATACGAAGGACATGACGTACTGCAGGAGGTGCAAGAAGGTAACGGGTGGCATAAAGTCTGCGTGCCCGTTTTGCAGCAGTACAGACGTTGAATGCTATTCCAGAATTACGGGCTACTACCAGCGAGTCAGCGGATGGAATGAGGGCAAGCAGAGGGAGCTGTTAGACAGGAGAAGGGTCAGCATCTGA
- a CDS encoding DUF1646 family protein produces the protein MMVEVSPEPVPHIAAGLFAIFLMVLILPFKVRKVEENLEAFFLVMGIIAVTVSGFWSVELVEEALRDPVSIGGLPIGIFQVVLVAGIVIYKFNRQIYSGIIGAMNKLGLRAFVFLMILLLSLVSSIISVIVTAVILSEIIAAMPVDRDKKIKITVITCFAVGLGAALTPVGEPLSTIAVSKLKGEPYHADFFFLFDLLAEYIIPGIVVLSALGAVYAGKASSRAEIPEYAESLRLVILRAIRVYMFVAALVLLGRGLTPLVIWYFTKIPPYILYWVNMISAVLDNATLAAAEIAPQLSIMQIKSALIGLLISGGMLIPGNIPNIVAAGRLRITSKEWAHIGVPLGLILMAIYFAVLMLEGLAHV, from the coding sequence ATGATGGTGGAAGTCTCTCCCGAGCCGGTGCCACACATTGCAGCAGGTCTATTTGCAATCTTTCTGATGGTGCTGATTCTGCCGTTCAAGGTGAGGAAAGTCGAGGAAAACCTCGAAGCTTTCTTCCTCGTAATGGGTATCATAGCAGTGACAGTCTCCGGCTTTTGGAGCGTTGAACTCGTCGAGGAGGCGTTGAGGGATCCGGTGAGCATAGGTGGGTTACCCATAGGCATATTTCAGGTGGTGCTCGTAGCGGGAATAGTCATATACAAGTTCAACAGGCAGATATACAGCGGAATTATAGGTGCTATGAACAAACTCGGCCTGAGGGCGTTTGTTTTCCTGATGATACTGCTGTTGAGTCTCGTATCCAGTATAATCTCAGTTATAGTAACCGCCGTCATTCTGTCGGAGATTATCGCGGCGATGCCTGTGGATAGGGATAAAAAAATAAAGATCACGGTAATAACATGTTTCGCTGTTGGGCTGGGTGCAGCGCTGACGCCCGTTGGTGAACCCCTGTCTACAATAGCCGTCTCGAAGCTGAAGGGCGAACCTTACCACGCGGACTTCTTCTTCCTATTTGATCTTCTTGCTGAGTACATAATTCCCGGAATAGTCGTCCTATCAGCTCTTGGAGCAGTTTACGCAGGAAAAGCAAGTAGTAGAGCTGAAATTCCCGAATATGCAGAAAGTCTGAGGCTTGTAATTCTCAGAGCTATCAGGGTTTACATGTTCGTCGCAGCTCTCGTTCTGCTGGGCAGGGGTTTAACGCCTCTCGTTATATGGTACTTCACGAAGATTCCTCCCTACATACTGTATTGGGTTAATATGATATCGGCTGTGTTGGACAACGCTACGCTCGCAGCAGCAGAAATAGCACCCCAGCTCAGTATAATGCAGATAAAGAGTGCTCTCATTGGTCTGCTCATATCTGGAGGCATGTTGATACCCGGAAATATACCCAACATCGTTGCTGCGGGCAGGCTGAGGATTACAAGCAAGGAATGGGCTCATATCGGTGTCCCCCTTGGACTCATACTGATGGCTATTTACTTCGCCGTGCTCATGCTGGAGGGCCTTGCCCATGTTTGA
- a CDS encoding serine hydroxymethyltransferase, producing the protein MREFEQVFSIIEEHHRLMASSLPLIASENVTSMAVRRCYTSDLGHRYAMGEIGERAYEGCEYIDEIERKAVELTKRLFNAEHANVRPISGTVANIAVYHALTSCGDSIFSLPVECGGHTSHDDTARIRCLNVHFLPFDSERFNIDIDAASRMIREVKPRLIVLGASVFLFPHPVKEIVEIAAEVGANVIYDASHVLGLIAGKQFQDPVKEGADVVTASTHKTFFGPQRAIILCKSELAEKIDYAVMPCVVSNHHLNTLAGYVIACLEMLEFGESYAKQTVRNAKRLAERLYELGMKVVGEAEGFTESHQVVIDVDDGEKAAKTLEKAGIITNRCLLPWSEGKSAGIRIGVQEVTRLGMKGGEMEYIAELISKALDGIDVRSEVVELSKQFNTVKYTFEESHAYSFI; encoded by the coding sequence ATGAGAGAATTTGAGCAGGTTTTCAGTATTATTGAGGAACATCATAGGCTAATGGCATCATCGCTCCCACTGATAGCGAGCGAGAACGTGACGAGCATGGCCGTGCGAAGGTGCTACACCAGCGATTTAGGGCACAGGTATGCCATGGGCGAAATTGGCGAGAGGGCATACGAGGGATGTGAATACATCGACGAAATCGAAAGGAAAGCTGTAGAGTTAACGAAGAGACTTTTCAACGCTGAACACGCCAACGTGAGGCCGATCTCAGGCACAGTGGCGAACATCGCAGTCTACCACGCTCTGACTTCCTGTGGGGACAGCATTTTCTCTCTGCCGGTTGAGTGCGGTGGTCACACTTCTCATGACGATACCGCTCGAATTCGATGTCTTAACGTCCACTTCCTGCCCTTTGACAGCGAGAGGTTCAATATAGACATCGATGCTGCCAGTAGAATGATAAGAGAAGTAAAACCGAGGTTAATAGTGCTCGGTGCGAGCGTATTTCTCTTCCCGCACCCCGTGAAAGAGATTGTGGAAATTGCAGCAGAAGTTGGGGCGAACGTAATTTACGACGCGAGCCATGTTCTTGGTCTCATAGCTGGAAAGCAGTTCCAGGATCCGGTTAAGGAGGGGGCAGACGTAGTTACTGCCTCTACCCATAAAACCTTCTTCGGTCCGCAGCGCGCCATAATTCTCTGCAAGTCTGAGCTCGCAGAAAAAATCGATTATGCGGTCATGCCCTGCGTTGTGAGCAATCACCACCTCAACACCCTCGCAGGTTACGTGATAGCTTGTCTCGAAATGCTGGAGTTTGGTGAAAGCTACGCGAAGCAGACTGTAAGGAACGCGAAGAGGCTGGCAGAAAGGCTGTACGAGCTCGGAATGAAGGTTGTAGGGGAGGCGGAGGGATTCACAGAATCTCATCAGGTAGTCATCGATGTAGATGATGGCGAGAAAGCCGCGAAAACTCTCGAAAAAGCCGGTATAATCACGAACAGGTGTCTTCTACCCTGGAGTGAAGGCAAATCAGCGGGGATAAGAATTGGCGTCCAGGAGGTCACGAGGCTCGGAATGAAGGGGGGAGAGATGGAATATATCGCTGAACTCATATCAAAGGCCTTGGACGGCATAGATGTAAGGAGCGAAGTTGTAGAGCTAAGCAAACAGTTCAATACCGTGAAGTACACGTTCGAAGAATCTCATGCCTATAGTTTCATTTAA
- a CDS encoding VC_2705 family sodium/solute symporter, whose protein sequence is MHIEIAAFVLASIGIYLAIAYWMRTARVEDFYVAGRSIKPHVSGAATAAAWMSAASFISMAGVIAILGYDAVPFLIGWTGGYVLLALLIAPYLRKYGKYTIPEFVEDRYYDPKMRLLGVIIVIMIAFIYALGQFIGIGIALSMTLGIPVVMGIWLTVIVIMIYTTLGGMKSVTYVEVAQYTILIVAYLVALFAASFLLKGYIFPHVQAGELLNEIVTKEAQFGEKTMIDPFVNKVAGGSGVLNWIFTALILMIGTVGMPHIMVKYYLVPSARDARFSVGWALVFIALLYLSASAYAIIGRYLIINQLLGVSIDQAQQIGWVKTMQELGMLKLNDINGNGLLDSLTEIGIRKDAIVMGMPMMANLPWFIVALVITGGFAAALSTSGALLLTMTVSLTRDVYKRFINPNVTEAREVWFARVATIVIASLVAFLASLLYQQGGVIAVIVGWAYSVSVASLVPLFVLGIWTKIGRKAMMAGAIVGLAVCYTYLLGNFFKIIPPVLGLGQIAGGGIFGGIACFVTALLVQAITRERPPEHVVALLDRLKLPEAPRR, encoded by the coding sequence ATGCACATAGAAATCGCAGCGTTTGTCTTGGCTTCCATAGGCATCTACCTGGCAATAGCGTACTGGATGAGGACTGCAAGAGTCGAGGACTTCTACGTTGCTGGCAGGAGCATAAAGCCCCACGTGAGCGGAGCAGCAACTGCCGCTGCGTGGATGTCCGCAGCTTCATTCATCTCAATGGCCGGAGTAATTGCAATACTTGGATACGATGCAGTCCCGTTTCTGATTGGCTGGACAGGAGGATACGTGCTGCTTGCCCTGCTCATAGCGCCATACCTGAGAAAGTACGGCAAGTACACGATTCCCGAATTCGTCGAAGACCGCTATTACGATCCAAAGATGAGGCTGCTCGGAGTTATCATCGTCATCATGATTGCGTTCATCTACGCCTTGGGTCAGTTCATAGGAATTGGGATAGCGCTGTCAATGACCCTCGGAATTCCGGTGGTCATGGGAATCTGGCTGACGGTCATAGTCATCATGATCTATACGACGCTTGGAGGGATGAAGAGCGTTACCTACGTTGAAGTTGCTCAGTACACAATTCTCATAGTGGCGTATCTCGTTGCACTCTTTGCAGCCTCATTCCTGCTGAAGGGCTACATATTCCCGCACGTCCAGGCTGGAGAACTGCTGAACGAGATAGTTACCAAGGAAGCTCAGTTTGGCGAGAAGACAATGATCGATCCATTCGTCAACAAGGTTGCTGGCGGTAGCGGAGTTCTGAACTGGATATTCACTGCCCTGATTCTGATGATAGGTACAGTTGGTATGCCTCACATAATGGTCAAGTACTACCTCGTCCCTTCGGCGAGAGATGCGAGGTTCAGCGTTGGTTGGGCTCTGGTGTTCATAGCCCTGCTGTACCTCTCCGCTTCAGCCTACGCCATCATAGGGAGGTACCTCATAATAAACCAGCTCCTCGGAGTTTCGATCGATCAGGCGCAGCAGATTGGCTGGGTTAAGACTATGCAGGAACTGGGAATGCTGAAGCTCAACGATATTAACGGAAACGGACTCCTCGACTCTCTGACTGAAATAGGGATAAGAAAGGACGCAATAGTCATGGGAATGCCGATGATGGCCAACCTGCCGTGGTTCATAGTCGCGCTGGTGATAACTGGCGGTTTCGCTGCAGCGTTAAGCACATCCGGAGCCCTCCTGCTGACAATGACAGTCTCGCTGACGAGAGACGTTTACAAGAGATTCATAAACCCGAACGTTACAGAAGCAAGGGAGGTCTGGTTTGCAAGGGTTGCCACGATAGTCATAGCGTCGCTGGTTGCCTTCCTGGCTTCACTGCTCTACCAGCAGGGTGGAGTCATAGCAGTCATAGTCGGCTGGGCATACAGTGTTTCAGTTGCATCACTCGTGCCGCTGTTCGTACTCGGAATCTGGACGAAGATCGGAAGAAAGGCAATGATGGCCGGAGCAATTGTCGGATTGGCGGTCTGCTACACGTACCTGCTCGGGAACTTCTTCAAGATCATACCGCCGGTGCTCGGACTTGGACAGATTGCAGGAGGAGGCATATTCGGTGGAATAGCCTGCTTCGTAACCGCTCTGCTCGTTCAGGCCATAACCAGGGAGAGACCTCCGGAGCACGTGGTTGCACTGCTCGACAGACTCAAATTGCCCGAGGCTCCCAGAAGATAA
- a CDS encoding DUF4212 domain-containing protein: MGELSLSNEEREKLKKFWPYVRNVTLLLLVVWSIFAVFIHLLAMFDWWREIKIAGYPAHWLFGTQFSILAYIVTIFAYAYLISKKEEEVV, encoded by the coding sequence ATGGGGGAGTTATCTCTATCCAACGAAGAAAGGGAGAAGCTAAAAAAGTTTTGGCCGTACGTCAGGAATGTAACACTGCTGTTGCTTGTGGTGTGGAGCATATTCGCAGTGTTCATACACCTGCTCGCAATGTTCGACTGGTGGAGAGAAATAAAGATCGCGGGCTATCCAGCACACTGGCTCTTCGGGACACAGTTCTCTATACTAGCATACATCGTCACAATATTCGCCTACGCCTACCTGATTAGCAAGAAGGAAGAGGAGGTGGTCTGA
- a CDS encoding thioredoxin family protein: MCESFFQSLIRPKIVVFTMKKCPKCPAAKKLASEIAAEFGLEVEEIDVEIDMITALQYGVASTPSIAVGDEIIARGELPTRNELRNAVKRVLECS, encoded by the coding sequence ATGTGCGAGTCCTTCTTCCAGTCCCTTATAAGGCCAAAGATAGTCGTCTTCACAATGAAAAAGTGTCCGAAGTGTCCTGCAGCAAAAAAGCTCGCAAGCGAGATTGCAGCGGAATTCGGGCTTGAAGTGGAGGAAATAGACGTGGAGATAGACATGATAACTGCCCTGCAGTACGGCGTTGCTTCCACACCATCTATTGCTGTCGGCGATGAAATCATCGCGAGAGGGGAGCTTCCAACGAGGAACGAGTTAAGAAATGCCGTCAAAAGGGTGCTGGAATGCTCATAG